The following are encoded in a window of Haloarcula halophila genomic DNA:
- the ilvB gene encoding biosynthetic-type acetolactate synthase large subunit, whose product MSERASVRKEDEQTETDEEQAPVTTGAQSVVRALENAGAEYIFGVQGGAIMPVYDALYDSDITHVTMAHEQGASHAADAYGIVSGEPGVCFATSGPGATNLVTGIADANMDSDPMIALTGQVPTEFVGNDAFQETDTVGITQPVTKESYFASHSDTVGDDVSEAFALADAGRQGPTLVDLPKDITQGETDVEPKAPETPDTYEVPEEADDEAVQEAAEVLSDAERPVILAGGGVIKANASNALREFATEYEIPVITTMPGIGSFPEDHELSLEWAGMHGTGYANLAITNTDCMLAIGTRFDDRLTGGVDSFAPDADVIHVDIDPAEISKNIYADHPLIGDARQVLRQLFDAMPRAPDADEWREQCQTWKAEYPMSYDTPDDEPLKPQYVVEHFSDVTDDDTIVCTGVGQHQMWASQFWEFTEPRTWVSSHGLGTMGYGVPAAIGAKLAAPDQEVVCFDGDGSFLMTVQGLSVAVREQLDITYVVLNNEAVGMVRQWQDGFYEGRRMASEYPWIPQFDKLAEAFGAAGFRLEDYENVEETIAAARDYDGPSVIDAHIDPGENVFPMVPSGGDNGLFALNEDHLDEI is encoded by the coding sequence ATGAGCGAACGCGCATCAGTTCGGAAAGAGGACGAACAGACAGAGACCGACGAGGAACAGGCACCGGTCACGACCGGTGCACAGTCGGTCGTCCGGGCACTCGAAAACGCCGGCGCGGAGTACATCTTCGGCGTCCAGGGTGGGGCGATCATGCCCGTCTACGACGCGTTGTACGACTCCGATATCACCCACGTGACGATGGCCCACGAGCAGGGCGCTTCCCACGCCGCCGACGCCTACGGCATCGTCTCGGGCGAACCGGGCGTCTGCTTCGCCACGTCCGGCCCGGGCGCGACCAACCTCGTCACCGGCATCGCCGACGCAAACATGGACTCGGACCCGATGATCGCGCTGACCGGCCAGGTCCCCACGGAGTTCGTCGGTAACGACGCATTCCAGGAGACCGACACCGTCGGCATCACCCAGCCGGTCACCAAGGAGAGCTACTTCGCGAGCCACTCCGACACCGTCGGCGACGACGTGAGCGAGGCGTTCGCGCTGGCCGACGCCGGCCGCCAGGGGCCGACCCTGGTCGATCTCCCGAAAGACATCACCCAGGGCGAGACCGACGTGGAACCGAAAGCGCCGGAGACGCCGGATACCTACGAAGTGCCCGAGGAAGCCGACGACGAGGCTGTCCAGGAAGCCGCTGAGGTCCTGTCCGACGCCGAGCGGCCGGTCATCCTGGCCGGCGGCGGCGTCATCAAGGCCAACGCCTCCAACGCCCTGCGTGAGTTCGCTACGGAGTACGAGATTCCGGTCATCACGACGATGCCCGGCATCGGAAGCTTCCCCGAGGACCACGAACTCTCCCTGGAGTGGGCCGGGATGCACGGCACCGGCTACGCCAACCTGGCGATCACGAACACCGACTGCATGCTGGCGATCGGGACCCGTTTCGACGACCGACTGACCGGCGGTGTCGACTCGTTTGCACCGGACGCCGACGTCATCCACGTCGACATCGACCCGGCGGAGATCAGCAAGAACATCTACGCCGACCACCCGCTGATCGGCGACGCGCGTCAGGTCCTTCGACAGTTGTTCGACGCCATGCCGCGGGCGCCCGACGCCGACGAGTGGCGCGAGCAGTGCCAGACGTGGAAAGCCGAGTACCCGATGAGCTACGACACGCCCGACGACGAGCCGCTGAAACCGCAGTACGTCGTCGAACACTTCTCGGACGTGACCGACGACGACACCATCGTCTGTACGGGCGTCGGGCAACACCAGATGTGGGCCTCCCAGTTCTGGGAGTTCACCGAACCCCGGACCTGGGTCTCCTCGCACGGCCTGGGGACGATGGGTTACGGCGTGCCCGCCGCGATCGGCGCGAAACTCGCTGCCCCAGACCAAGAGGTCGTCTGTTTCGACGGCGACGGCTCGTTCCTGATGACCGTCCAGGGACTGTCGGTCGCGGTCCGCGAGCAACTGGACATCACCTACGTCGTCCTCAACAACGAGGCCGTCGGGATGGTCCGCCAGTGGCAGGACGGCTTCTACGAGGGCCGTCGGATGGCCTCCGAGTACCCGTGGATCCCGCAGTTCGACAAGCTGGCCGAGGCCTTCGGTGCCGCCGGCTTCCGCCTGGAGGACTACGAGAACGTCGAAGAGACGATCGCCGCCGCACGCGACTACGACGGGCCGTCGGTCATCGACGCCCACATCGACCCCGGGGAAAACGTCTTCCCGATGGTGCCAAGCGGCGGTGACAACGGACTGTTCGCACTGAACGAGGACCACTTGGACGAGATCTAA
- the ilvN gene encoding acetolactate synthase small subunit, translating into MPGPAPHDRMRPEGRRNSQGIRVDPEAEATHEPRQAVLSALVKHRPGVLAEVSGLFSRRQFNIESLTVGPTSDDSIARMTILIEEPRPGIEQAKKQLQKLVPVVSVMELEPEALRRELALIKVGGEKPDDVNAVAEMYDGQAVDASTDSVTVEITGSKQKIDAAVEAFEQFDVQEIVRTGAAALERGPKTLEKHD; encoded by the coding sequence ATGCCTGGCCCTGCGCCACACGACCGGATGCGCCCCGAGGGACGACGCAACTCCCAGGGGATTCGCGTCGACCCGGAAGCCGAAGCGACTCACGAACCACGACAGGCCGTGCTCTCGGCCCTCGTCAAACACCGGCCCGGCGTACTCGCCGAGGTCTCGGGGCTGTTCAGCCGACGGCAGTTCAACATCGAAAGCCTCACTGTCGGTCCGACGAGTGACGACAGTATAGCCCGGATGACGATCCTCATCGAGGAACCACGGCCGGGTATCGAACAGGCGAAGAAGCAACTGCAGAAGCTCGTGCCCGTCGTCTCGGTGATGGAACTGGAACCCGAGGCGCTCCGGCGGGAACTCGCGCTCATCAAGGTGGGCGGCGAGAAACCCGACGACGTCAACGCCGTCGCGGAGATGTACGACGGCCAGGCGGTCGACGCCTCGACCGACTCGGTGACCGTCGAGATCACGGGCAGCAAACAGAAGATCGACGCCGCCGTCGAGGCGTTCGAGCAGTTCGACGTACAGGAGATCGTTCGCACCGGGGCCGCCGCCTTAGAGCGTGGTCCCAAGACACTGGAGAAACATGACTGA